From the genome of Diabrotica virgifera virgifera chromosome 8, PGI_DIABVI_V3a:
ttttatttctgtagctttctgttGGTCAGAATCTCGTATGAATGAAAtgatcacatttattaactgaattaataatttgcaattatacaataaataacagtgatccaagaacattcaaaaaccatctctttaagttaatgatgacattttcaagtagaatgacattctagtaatgtttacatatccataccagtgtgaattttactacacgtaatttgccgtgtaaagagagaaaaagtagggatagctgtaaaatatttgcgaattatgtacccagggcctttagttgtgagataaaaagaaatgcaaCTAGTGGAGCTGGGATTTTATcgatattaacttataatttatgttaccattATGGATAGTTTCCACCTTTATACCTTTAAACGTCAGCTAGATAACTTCGGTTATAATTCTACGCGTGACGTTCTTTCAAACCTAGTTTTAATAAGTTatgtatgtcttcttcttcttttgtttatTGGCCTCTACCTGCATGGGTATTTGGCTAGTCCATCGTCTTGGAATAAAGGACAAATCCCTCATTCACCTACAATTTACAGTTGATATAGGACATATAACACAGGTAAAAACTTTTCTCTTACAGGGataactgccgaccattacacaatctgctTCTACCTCTTCTTCTCGTTATTTAGTTAACTGGAAGTTTTGAATTGTCAtaggacaaatacaacaaaggcaAAAACCTTTCTAGCTCAGGGACAACTGCCGATCATTACAGGATTTCGctggtgtaagctgggcgaattatTCAGAGGGATATAACCcgataaaggaagaagaagaagaagataattacgAGATTGCGTAATGTGGGCTCGGTTAGTTAAAGTGAAGAACCCAGATGATTACAGACTGTTTATACAAAAGATTGTATTGTTATTTTACCCAGATTTGAATTATCTATTCGTatgtaatttttgacatattgtTCAAATTACTTCTTCTTGTTTtagtttcatggcctccacctcttaggtacttggccagtccTCGTATTTAGACTGTAATTGGAAGGGAATCCTCTTTTCAAAgggtctggatttttccatattcccttctttaaattcattgtaatatgattttcaaataactattttatattttaatttgaaatattgttaaaaattgattgatttttCTTAAGATTTGGTCATAAATATTATGTaggagattttgtattgaaattattgttcaaattatttattattttatccattcaTTTCCAATATTTTGCTTTCCTCATAACTACGTATGACGTTAACATgacattaacattttttttttgatttcgCATAAACTAAAAATCAATTGAAgacaataaagtaaaataaaaacagtttaatgagtagtaattttttattctaaaactaACTTAATTTCTACCATGATTTTAGACGTCTCGCATTCACTCATGTCAATAAAGAATTGTCGAGGTTTGTTTCAAAtcccacatttgtgacttttttttgcaataattaaatattaaaatttgaaattattgagTTATTAACTCTAAATTGTAGATGACTAAGGGATTTTTCTTTTATTCTGACAGCATGAGCTGGCCAAAATACCCATGCAGGTAGAGGCCAataaaccaaagaagaagaaCACATACATAACCTGATAAAATTGAGTTTGAAGGAACGTCATACGTAGAATTAGAATTGGGCGTGGGTGTGATTATAGGTTTTGTCAGAAAAATCTTAAATCATCGcgttaaaattgttataaattaaGTAATTATACTGTAGATATAGTTAGTTAGTGTTTGAacattaatttagtagttaagttaaaagttaaaacgggataatacgtTAGTAGTGAATAAGAAATACTAAGGACCTTTCTGTAAGTTTTGCCTTTATATATTCATAGTAGCAGTAGTATAGCAGAGTAGAGGCTGGCTTAGGAGATGGACACAAACTCTCCCGGTCCCCCTGACAAAGGGGGCGGGATCTATGCTTTGCTTTCATTGAACtcgcaaaattttttaaattccatacACATGCTAGCCCCGAgacataaaaataatattaatttaatagaaaaagaactctgtgctttaaaaaataaattttaaaacgaTCAGATCATGCTAACAGAAGTTAATAACCTATCATCTAGGATTGAAAATATTAGTAGAAGAAAAGTTGAATACAAGGACACTGACTTCGGCCCATTCCTTATTATGATAGAGAGTGACAAGGGAAAAGCAGGTAATATCCATCCTATGGATATTGGGAAAGTATTTCATACAATGGGTACGACTGGAATTAAAGAAATTAGTAGAAAAGGCATGAATAGAATTGGAGTAATTTTTAACACCTCCAAACAGGCAAATATGGCACTAAATAGCACAGAAATTCTTGAGAAAGTATTTCTTGCTTATATACCTCAAAAAATGCTAACATCAAGGGGTATTATTAGAGATGTAAGTATAAATATTTCAATGGAAAACATAGTTAACGacagtaaattacaaaaaaacggGAAAATTATATCGGCCAGAAGACTTAACAAAAGAGTTTTAGATAGCAATGGGACCGTTACATACATTCCAACAGGAACTGTACAACTACTCTTTGACGTAAGAACTCCCCCTAAAGAAATAATTATCTATTTAAACTTGGTAACAGTAGATCCATACATCCCTCCTGTGCAGCAATGTTTCAAATGCCTAAGATTTGGGCACTCACAAAGACAGTGCAGAGGAAAAGCAAGATGCCCGAAATGTTCCGATGAACATACATTTCAAAACTGCACAGTTTCTGTACCAAAATGCCTATACTGCGATCTCGAACACCTTGCCACAAATAAAATTTGCAAAGAATTCGAAAgacaaaaaaagataaatgaagtaATGGTCTTCCAAGATCTCACCTTTTTTGAAGCTGCCAAGCTGTTTCCCCAAATTAAGGAAAAGCCAGAAAATTCGAGAATGTTTCAGAGAAGTAGGGATTTTCTTTCTTTACTATCCAGTTCACCCAGAGCATTTACTCAAGCACTTTAAAAATCCCCATCCTCCACTTCCCATTTCCAGAGTCAAAGTCATGTGATCCCAGTTAAAAGGAAAAATAAAGTAATTCTTAAAGACATTAGTTATGACAAAGAGGCGCATAAAGCTTTATTAAATGAGGATCTAAGCAGAAATTTACCTAGATTaccgattttaaacaaattaaatgattCACAAAAGTATATGGGATCACAAGGCCCAAGTTTTGCACTTTCATTAACTAGCAATCCTGTACATTCTCAGGATAGTGTATTTTCAAAAAACGTTGATTTAACCTCTGATAATAATATGGATTTTGCAGGTTTTGATGAGTCACATAATAcatctaattttattaaaagtagtgTTGACTGAATTGTCAtttatttcttacagataatataatatattattttttatattaaaaagaaaaaataataataatagtaacaaATTGTATATATagttattatatttaatattttgcattGGAATATTAATGGTTTCTTTAACAATAAGCAAGATCTAATGGTGTTTCTTAACGAATATGATGTTAATATCATTCTTCTAAATGAAACACATCTGAAATTTTCACAGCATTTGCATATTCCCAATTTTTACTGCTATAGGGATGATAGGATTGATGGATGGGGTGGAATAGCGGTACTTATTCATCAATCTCTGGCAGCTGATAGGATAGACATTTCACATATTCACTTGCCTGAAAAATGGCAGGCTATCATtgtcaaatttgaaaaaaaatttattataggATCGTATAAGACACCAGATGTTCGTTTTCGTAAGGAGATCTTTAGAGAATTGGTTCAAATGTGTGATAAACCGTTTTTCTTCATAGGTGACTTGAATTGCCAACATTCTTTATGGGGTTCATCATCTAACAAACCGAACGGCAATCGTCTTGCAGATCTTTTGGAGGAGGATAACTTGTGTTTTCTCAATACAGGTGAGGCGACAAGAATTTCACCGCCTGACTCAAACAGTGTCCCTGACGTAGCTATAGCATCTCTAGGTTTGGCTGTGGACTGCCTTTGGGAAGTTTTTCCAGAGATAGGAGCAAGTGATCACTTTCCTTTTGTAGTGTGTTACGGGCAGGATAGAAATAGTCCCCAAAGAAATGACCCTCTTCAAGATCGCAGTATCTTTAATGTGAAAAAAGCCAATTGGGAACAATTCAACCAATATATTGAGTCTAACATTAACAACATTCCTAATGAGAATTTCAAAACCTAATATTAGACGCAGCAAACAGGTTCATCCCTAAGAAAAAGCGTGTTAGATTCCATAAACCACAATTACCTTGGTGGGATGAAGAGTGTTCAGTTTTAATTAAATCAAAGAGGGAGGCAGTCAAGAAGTTCAAACAGGTACCTTCTTTAGAAAActtcattaattttaaaaaaattagggcaCATTGTAAAAAAGAACTTaaatccaaaaagaaaaaatcatttgTTATGTTTTGTTCCACAATTTCCCCTGATACTCCAATATCAGTAATGTGGAGAAAAGTGAGAAGTTTCCATAAGGCTTTCACTAAAGCCTCAGTTAGAACTCCTAGTAATTCATCGTTAGGGGAGGAAATGCTTTGTTCATTGACTCGACCTGTATTTGAGGACATTGCGTCTCACCCAGTGAAATCTAATACTATCGAGTGTGAACTCTTCACTTTAAACGAACTTTCAATGGTTTTGGTTGAACGAAAGGATACTGTGCCGGGCCAGGTTGGTATAACATTTTCTATGTTGCAACATCTTCCAGAGTCAGCAATCAAGTtcctgttaaaatttttcaatttatgtTTAAAGGAGGGAATGCATGTTCCCACTTAATGGAAATCACAAACAGTGTGTCTAATTCCCAAacccaataaaaatataaattgtctTTCGGGCTGGAGACCAAACGTTTTATCATCGTGTGTTAGTAAACTTTTAGAGAACATGATAAAAATAAGGTTAGATTggtatgtagaacattttatgaTACTATCGCCTTTCCAGACTGGCTTTCGTAAAGGTAGAGGGGTGTCTGAAAACTTAATTCATCTGGTCAATGAAATCTCAATGAATATCTCAAAAAGGAAACCAGCAGCTGCTGTTATGTTAGACATTTCTTCTGCATATGATAAAGTGTCAATCATCCAATTATTGGACGCTTTGGGAGATCTCAACTTGCCATGGTTACTTATTGAGTTGGTTAAACATTTATTGACTAATCGTTTGGTGTCTGTTCGTGATCCTATTTCCTTAAATCTGCTAAGACCATGAACTACCAATGTGGGCCTTCCTCAGGGTTCCCCTTTGAGTCCAGtactatttaatattgtcatcaaTATAATCTCATTTTGTGTGCCAGAGGATGTTCTAATTACTCAGTGTGCAGACGATGTTGCCCTCTACTGCTCCGGCAACAGCTGGGTGGGTGTTGTGGAAAAATTAAATGGTACAGTAGAAAGTATTTCTAATAAACTTCATGATATGGGAATGTGTCTGTCATCTAGCAAAAttcaagcaattttttttaatagaaatagGAATAATATTCCGAATTCACTAATATCAGTGAATAACACACGTTTAGATTGGAAACAAGAAGTTTCTCATTTGGGAGTTATTCTAGATAGTTCCCTTTCTTGGAGAAGTCAAATTGAAAAGATGGCATTGAGGGCTTCCAGTGGAGTCAATATTATTCGTTGTTTGTGTCGAACTTGATGGGGAGCACATCCTGCAACTTTACTCACTCTATATAAGGCATACATTAGATCACATCTTGACTATGGATCCATTTTTCTGGGAGGTTGTGCACGTTCTCTACTTGCAAAATTGGATAAGGTTCAGTATAGAGCTCTTAGAGTGGTGGGGGGATTTATGAGGTCTTCTCCAGTTCATATAATTTTGTCAGAGTGTGGAGAAACACCGTTAGATCTCATAAGAATATGGCTAGCAtctaaattcattttaaaagtagTAGCCTATTACAACCCAATATATGCCTCAATTGAGCAATTTCACAATGTCTTTCTGGGTTGCTTTAGTTTTTGGAGAAGAAAATATTTCCCACCAATACTGGCTGCTTTCCAGAATACTTTACATGAAATTCATGAGGTAGCACATAGCTCCTTATTTCCTTGTCACTCCTTTCTACTTAATATTCAGATTTCTCCTATGGCTTATGAAACTGTCAATATGGGCAAAGAGGCAAATAACCAAACCAAGTTTATGGAATGGTACCTCAATAACTGGTCggaatataaacttattttcacAGATGGATCCAAAGATAAACAAGGTAATGTAGGTATTGGGATATACCTTAACGAGAGAACACAGTTAACAGCAAGATTACCATCCGCTAATTCAATTTGCTCAGCAGAAGTATTTGCCATTAAAAAAGCATTGGAGTTAATCcaacagaataattttacaaagtgcctcATCTGTAGTGATTCTAAGAGTGCTCTAGAAAAAATCACAAGACCAAGCTACAAGGCGGCAATAGACTCACAAACTCTCCAACTAAAACAAAAACTATGTGAATTTGATGACcaacatagagaaattaaatTTGCATGGATTCCAAGTCACACTGGAATTATTGGGAATGATAGAGCTGACCATCTTGCGAATCTTGGAAGAAAGCTGCCTATTAGTGAAGAACCAAAGGCCCCCTTTAAAGattttcaaattaaatataaagaaaacttATGGATTGGTTGGGAAAATCGATTCCAACAAATAGGACAGGCAAAAGGAATTACTTATTGCTCACAAGTTGCAGTTCCATATAAAaaggcatggtttacaaaatttcCCAACCTGGGGAGAGGTATAATCACACAAATGTGTCGTATGAGAACTGGACATTGTAGTGttcctgcacatttatttagaTTGAAGGTAGTGAATTCAAACCAGTGTTTATGTGGCAGTGTAGGAACTTTACAACATGTTTTATTGGAATGTACTAGGTTCCAAAGAGAGTCCCAGTTGCTTAGAAGGGAACTAGAAGGTGATCCGACATTAACTGatgtgttgtttaaaaatttaaactcaaagaCATTAATCGCAGTGCAAAAGTTTTTAACATCAACAATGACTCGTGTGTAGCTTGCTTAAAAACTTTATGACTTTATGCTTGCTTGCAATGCATGTGCTTTGTGCTTAGTGCG
Proteins encoded in this window:
- the LOC126890194 gene encoding uncharacterized protein LOC126890194; the protein is MLTEVNNLSSRIENISRRKVEYKDTDFGPFLIMIESDKGKAGNIHPMDIGKVFHTMGTTGIKEISRKGMNRIGVIFNTSKQANMALNSTEILEKVFLAYIPQKMLTSRGIIRDVSINISMENIVNDSKLQKNGKIISARRLNKRVLDSNGTVTYIPTGTVQLLFDVRTPPKEIIIYLNLVTVDPYIPPVQQCFKCLRFGHSQRQCRGKARCPKCSDEHTFQNCTVSVPKCLYCDLEHLATNKICKEFERQKKINEVMVFQDLTFFEAAKLFPQIKEKPENSRMFQRSRDFLSLLSSSPRAFTQAL